GTCCGACCGAGTGCATCACCATGACGGATGTGTACGAGTTTTCCGAGTTCGACCGTCAGGCCCTCATGTATAACTTCGCGACCATGACCACGCAGGACATCGATGCTGCGAAGTCACGGCTTGCGGCCTATGACAAAGAGCAGGCGGCGAAGAAGGCCGCTGCGGCCGCGGCTGCGGCTGCAGCGAAGGCTGCGGCACCCGCGCCTGCAACGGCGGCAGCTCCCGCCGCCGCCCCGGCAGGTCCATCTCTACCGTTGGCTGTACCGCCGGCCGCACCGCCAGCAGCTCCGCCGGCCACACCGCCGGCACCGCCACAGCAAGAAACCAACTCCTGACCCCTATGGATACGTTCGACATCATCTTTTACGTCTTTGCGGCCGTCACGATCGTTTCCGCGTTCGTCGTGGTGTTCACGAAGAACATCATGTACGCGGCCTTCTCGCTGCTCTTCACGTTCATCGGGGTCGCGGCCCTCTACGTGCTGCTGCACGCGGATTTCCTCGCCGTGACCCAGATCCTGATCTACGTCGGCGGCATCCTCGTGCTGCTCCTGTTCGGCGTGATGTTGACGAACAACGTGGTGAGTGTGGACATCAAGACCGGCACGCTGAACACGATCCCGGCGCTGGTCGGCGCGGCCGTCATGGCAGGCTCGCTCGCCGCGGTGTTCTACATGACCTGGAGCACCGTGGTCGAGCCGGCGACGGCCCCGACCGCGACCACGCGCGCGATCGGCGAACTCCTGATGACCGGGTATGCACTGCCCTTCGAGGTGGCGTCGGTGGTACTCCTTGCAGCTCTGATCGGCGCCGCGCTGATGGCACGCCGCACTCGTAAACCGTAACCCGGACCCAGACCCATGCAGACATCCCTTGTCAACGGTGTGCTCGCCTGGTTGCCGAATGTGCAACTCGCGCACTTTTTGATCGTCAGCGCCATCCTCTTCGCCCTCGGGCTCTACGGCATCGTCACCCGCCGGAACGCCATCATGGTGCTGATGGGGGTGGAGCTGATCCTCAACGCGGCGAATATCAACCTGATCGCATTCTCACGCTACGGCGGCCTGCACCCGTCCGGCCCCGCGCTCGACGGCCAGGTG
This genomic window from Ignavibacteriota bacterium contains:
- a CDS encoding NADH-quinone oxidoreductase subunit J, with the translated sequence MDTFDIIFYVFAAVTIVSAFVVVFTKNIMYAAFSLLFTFIGVAALYVLLHADFLAVTQILIYVGGILVLLLFGVMLTNNVVSVDIKTGTLNTIPALVGAAVMAGSLAAVFYMTWSTVVEPATAPTATTRAIGELLMTGYALPFEVASVVLLAALIGAALMARRTRKP
- the nuoK gene encoding NADH-quinone oxidoreductase subunit NuoK, coding for MQLAHFLIVSAILFALGLYGIVTRRNAIMVLMGVELILNAANINLIAFSRYGGLHPSGPALDGQVAAIFVIILAAAEAAIALAIVLNIYNRFQTVNVDEVSSLKE